A DNA window from Nycticebus coucang isolate mNycCou1 chromosome 1, mNycCou1.pri, whole genome shotgun sequence contains the following coding sequences:
- the GZMA gene encoding granzyme A — MRNSCAFLASSLSIVSFLLLIPEDACVKIIGGHEVIPHSRPYMVLLNLGKESICAGALIKEDWVLTAAHCKLKMSSKVILGAHSIAKNESEKQIMLVRKEIPYPCYDPDTHEGDLQLLQLNRKAILNKNVAILPLRKGDDVKPGTMCQVAGWGKYHNKSPKSDVLREVSVTIIDRKVCNDAKHYNFNPVIGQNMLCAGSLKGGKDSCNGDSGSPLICHGSLRGITSFGLPGKCGVPQGPGVYTLLSKKYLKWIIKTIEGAV; from the exons ATGAGGAACTCCTGTGCCTTTCTGGCATCCTCTCTCTCAATCGTCAGTTTTCTACTGCTCATTCCTGAAG ATGCCTGTGTGAAAATTATTGGAGGGCATGAAGTAATTCCTCATTCAAGACCATACATGGTGCTACTTAATCTTGGGAAAGAAAGCATCTGTGCTGGTGCTTTGATTAAGGAAGACTGGGTATTGACTGCAGCTCACTGTAAACT GAAGATGAGTTCCAAGGTCATTCTCGGGGCTCACTCAATAGCCAAGAATGAGTCAGAAAAACAGATAATGTTGGTTAGGAAAGAGATTCCCTACCCATGCTATGACCCAGACACACATGAGGGTGATCTTCAACTTTTACAG CTGAACAGAAAAGCAATACTTAACAAAAATGTGGCTATCCTTCCTCTACGTAAGGGAGATGATGTGAAACCAGGAACCATGTGTCAAGTTGCTGGGTGGGGAAAGTATCACAATAAGTCACCTAAATCTGATGTTCTGAGAGAAGTCAGTGTCACCATCATAGACAGAAAAGTCTGCAATGATGCAAAGCATTATAATTTCAATCCTGTGATTGGACAGAATATGCTTTGTGCTGGAAGCCTAAAAGGTGGAAAAGACTCATGTAAT ggAGATTCTGGAAGCCCTTTGATATGTCATGGAAGTCTCCGAGGCATCACTTCATTTGGCCTTCCAGGGAAATGTGGAGTCCCTCAGGGGCCTGGAGTCTATACTCTTCTCTCAAAAAAGTATCTCAAGTGGATAATTAAGACTATCGAGGGGGCAGTTTAG